A single region of the Gasterosteus aculeatus chromosome 1, fGasAcu3.hap1.1, whole genome shotgun sequence genome encodes:
- the actmap gene encoding actin maturation protease isoform X2: protein MKSFLKVKCLMLFCSVGMLSCVSLSFVRVRRMAETRNRRKKKPGALGKRNKHFFRKDLQWILVNTYVPSLIQDGPQCGLVALWMSTHLRKPPLCVDMETVVRTALSRGYTAQGEMFSADHMALLAEEVCGCKAELLSGGIRGDNAAAIITHLWGRQPVLIPYDEDYNHEPCRRSGHRAHWAVASGVLLGVDQGSVSEAHTRPEPTLPWLYAPVDNGAPCPAGDAALKEVYVLAKQGKSLRYQLWSLDSIAESNEQLRTMDPKRANDGTQYVVPLGGVEAGLAGRVVMLHTRTEKQK, encoded by the exons ATGAAGTCATTTTTAAAGGTCAAATGCCTGATGTTATTTTGCTCAGTTGGGATGCTTTCCTGCGTTTCTTTGTCATTTGTGAGAGTCCGTCGAATGGCCGAAACCAGAaatagaagaaagaagaaacctGGGGCTTTAGGAAAACGTAACAAGCATTT TTTTAGGAAAGACCTTCAGTGGATACTTGTCAACACATATGTGCCCTCCCTCATCCAAGATGGTCCACA GTGCGGCCTGGTGGCTCTGTGGATGTCCACTCACCTTCGAAAGCCACCGCTGTGCGTCGACATGGAAACGGTTGTTCGGACGGCGCTGAGCAGGGGATACACGGCACAGGGTGAAATGTTTTCAG CTGACCACATGGCCCTGCTGGCAGAGGAGGTGTGTGGCTGTAAGGCCGAACTGCTGTCGGGCGGCATTAGAGGTGATAATGCTGCAGCCATCATCACACACCTGTGGGGGAGACAGCCCGTTCTCATCCC ATATGACGAGGATTACAACCACGAGCCGTGTCGGCGGAGCGGCCACAGGGCGCACTGGGCCGTCGCTTCAG GTGTTCTGCTCGGTGTGGACCAGGGAAGCGTGAGCGAAGCGCACACCCGCCCCGAACCCACTCTGCCCTGGCTCTACGCCCCCGTGGACAACGGCGCTCCTTGTCCCGCCGGTGATGCGGCGCTCAAAGAGGTCTACGTCCTGGCTAAGCAGGGTAAAAGCCTGCGCTACCAGCTGTGGAGTTTGGACAGCATCGCTGAGAGCAACGAGCAGCTGAGGACGATGGACCCTAAGAGAGCGAACGACGGGACCCAGTATGTGGTCCctctggggggggtggaggccggGCTGGCTGGACGGGTGGTGATGCTCCACACTCGGACGGAGAAGCAGAAGTAA
- the actmap gene encoding actin maturation protease isoform X1 yields MSAECPYTPPPPPPPPAAPPPPPPTPASSPKKKLYQTVGSSRGAVEGNLTEACVLLAQRESSFRKDLQWILVNTYVPSLIQDGPQCGLVALWMSTHLRKPPLCVDMETVVRTALSRGYTAQGEMFSADHMALLAEEVCGCKAELLSGGIRGDNAAAIITHLWGRQPVLIPYDEDYNHEPCRRSGHRAHWAVASGVLLGVDQGSVSEAHTRPEPTLPWLYAPVDNGAPCPAGDAALKEVYVLAKQGKSLRYQLWSLDSIAESNEQLRTMDPKRANDGTQYVVPLGGVEAGLAGRVVMLHTRTEKQK; encoded by the exons ATGTCAGCGGAGTGTCCCTACacgcctccgcctccaccaccaccacctgctgctcctcctcctcctccacctactCCAGCCTCGTCCCCCAAGAAGAAGCTGTATCAGACTGTGGGCAGCAGCAGAGGTGCTGTGGAGGGGAACCTCACAGAGGCCTGCGTACTGCTCgctcagagagagagcag TTTTAGGAAAGACCTTCAGTGGATACTTGTCAACACATATGTGCCCTCCCTCATCCAAGATGGTCCACA GTGCGGCCTGGTGGCTCTGTGGATGTCCACTCACCTTCGAAAGCCACCGCTGTGCGTCGACATGGAAACGGTTGTTCGGACGGCGCTGAGCAGGGGATACACGGCACAGGGTGAAATGTTTTCAG CTGACCACATGGCCCTGCTGGCAGAGGAGGTGTGTGGCTGTAAGGCCGAACTGCTGTCGGGCGGCATTAGAGGTGATAATGCTGCAGCCATCATCACACACCTGTGGGGGAGACAGCCCGTTCTCATCCC ATATGACGAGGATTACAACCACGAGCCGTGTCGGCGGAGCGGCCACAGGGCGCACTGGGCCGTCGCTTCAG GTGTTCTGCTCGGTGTGGACCAGGGAAGCGTGAGCGAAGCGCACACCCGCCCCGAACCCACTCTGCCCTGGCTCTACGCCCCCGTGGACAACGGCGCTCCTTGTCCCGCCGGTGATGCGGCGCTCAAAGAGGTCTACGTCCTGGCTAAGCAGGGTAAAAGCCTGCGCTACCAGCTGTGGAGTTTGGACAGCATCGCTGAGAGCAACGAGCAGCTGAGGACGATGGACCCTAAGAGAGCGAACGACGGGACCCAGTATGTGGTCCctctggggggggtggaggccggGCTGGCTGGACGGGTGGTGATGCTCCACACTCGGACGGAGAAGCAGAAGTAA
- the snrpa gene encoding U1 small nuclear ribonucleoprotein A yields MAAPDVRLNHTIYINNLNEKIKKDELKKSLYAIFSQFGQILDILVARNLRMKGQAFVIFKEVNSASNALRSMQGFPFYDKPMRIQYAKIDSDIIAKMKGTYVERDRKKEKKKIKGADGGGSKKGVPGGGVPMVGGVPTAMPGMPGMSQAPRMMHMPGQPPYMPPPGMMPPPGMAPGQMPPGSMPGQMMPGQMPQQIAENPPNHILFLTNLPEETNELMLSMLFNQFPGFKEVRLVPGRHDIAFVEFDNEVQAGAARDALQGFKITQANAMKISFAKK; encoded by the exons ATGGCCGCTCCGGACGTACGGCTCAATCATACCATCTACATCAACAATTTAAATGAGAAGATCAAGAAGGATG AGTTGAAAAAGTCGTTGTACGCCATCTTCTCGCAGTTTGGACAGATTCTGGACATCTTGGTCGCACGAAATTTGAGGATGAAGGGCCAGGCCTTTGTTATTTTCAAAGAGGTTAACAGCGCTTCCAACGCTCTGAGATCCATGCAGGGATTTCCATTCTACGACAAACCCATG CGTATCCAGTATGCCAAGATTGACTCGGACATCATCGCTAAAATGAAGGGGACTTATGTGGAGCGTGACcgtaaaaaggagaagaagaagattaaagGCGCTGACGGCGGGGGGTCTAAGAAGGGCGTGCCGGGAGGGGGTGTACCCATGGTCGGTGGAGTACCCACTGCCATGCCT GGAATGCCGGGCATGAGCCAGGCGCCACGTATGATGCACATGCCGGGCCAGCCGCCTTATATGCCGCCTCCTGGCATGATGCCTCCTCCGGGGATGGCGCCTGGTCAGATGCCCCCTGGTTCCATGCCTGGTCAGATGATGCCTGGACAAATGCCCCAACAG ATCGCAGAAAATCCTCCCAATcacatcctcttcctcaccaaCCTGCCAGAGGAGACAAACGAGCTCATGCTCTCGATGCTCTTCAACCA GTTCCCCGGGTTCAAGGAGGTGCGTTTGGTCCCTGGTCGTCACGACATCGCCTTTGTGGAGTTTGATAATGAGGTACAAGCCGGAGCCGCACGAGACGCACTGCAAGGCTTCAAGATCACTCAGGCAAACGCCATGAAGATCTCGTTTGCAAAGAAATAA
- the actmap gene encoding actin maturation protease isoform X3, producing the protein MSAECPYTPPPPPPPPAAPPPPPPTPASSPKKKLYQTVGSSRGAVEGNLTEACVLLAQRESRCGLVALWMSTHLRKPPLCVDMETVVRTALSRGYTAQGEMFSADHMALLAEEVCGCKAELLSGGIRGDNAAAIITHLWGRQPVLIPYDEDYNHEPCRRSGHRAHWAVASGVLLGVDQGSVSEAHTRPEPTLPWLYAPVDNGAPCPAGDAALKEVYVLAKQGKSLRYQLWSLDSIAESNEQLRTMDPKRANDGTQYVVPLGGVEAGLAGRVVMLHTRTEKQK; encoded by the exons ATGTCAGCGGAGTGTCCCTACacgcctccgcctccaccaccaccacctgctgctcctcctcctcctccacctactCCAGCCTCGTCCCCCAAGAAGAAGCTGTATCAGACTGTGGGCAGCAGCAGAGGTGCTGTGGAGGGGAACCTCACAGAGGCCTGCGTACTGCTCgctcagagagagagcag GTGCGGCCTGGTGGCTCTGTGGATGTCCACTCACCTTCGAAAGCCACCGCTGTGCGTCGACATGGAAACGGTTGTTCGGACGGCGCTGAGCAGGGGATACACGGCACAGGGTGAAATGTTTTCAG CTGACCACATGGCCCTGCTGGCAGAGGAGGTGTGTGGCTGTAAGGCCGAACTGCTGTCGGGCGGCATTAGAGGTGATAATGCTGCAGCCATCATCACACACCTGTGGGGGAGACAGCCCGTTCTCATCCC ATATGACGAGGATTACAACCACGAGCCGTGTCGGCGGAGCGGCCACAGGGCGCACTGGGCCGTCGCTTCAG GTGTTCTGCTCGGTGTGGACCAGGGAAGCGTGAGCGAAGCGCACACCCGCCCCGAACCCACTCTGCCCTGGCTCTACGCCCCCGTGGACAACGGCGCTCCTTGTCCCGCCGGTGATGCGGCGCTCAAAGAGGTCTACGTCCTGGCTAAGCAGGGTAAAAGCCTGCGCTACCAGCTGTGGAGTTTGGACAGCATCGCTGAGAGCAACGAGCAGCTGAGGACGATGGACCCTAAGAGAGCGAACGACGGGACCCAGTATGTGGTCCctctggggggggtggaggccggGCTGGCTGGACGGGTGGTGATGCTCCACACTCGGACGGAGAAGCAGAAGTAA